In the genome of Bryobacteraceae bacterium, one region contains:
- a CDS encoding HAMP domain-containing sensor histidine kinase, with product MFRPPQHLLREADRDLARRCRGAIVVYPGFLLILHAFTGISSRHPRTMISMAAATLALNAIRILLARRLPHLADDQFDGWRRTFTLAVGTNGLLWGLFLAWTVLYYGYSAPPAQFLLVATAGASAGSIASHGSHKYLVLFYLSSLILPALPVHAGLIGGQAGWGMFLLFSMYFLYLLAQARQHHSVYWKMVIDDDRLRTHAGELERAREQAEAASKAKTAFIGNVTHELRTPLNAIIGYSEMMIEDAAGLPAGPSAHFDADLRRVLAAARHQLCLVNDLLDFAKMEAGKIVVQAEPYDFLRMVSNVAETIRPLAAKNGNSFRVDLPDTFGPVAGDELRISQSLYNLLSNACKFTEKGSVVLAVKESGSAEERWIECRISDTGIGMTDEQMRGLFQPFYQADSSSARRYQGTGLGLALTRELCERMGGSVEVDSSPGQGSVFTMRVPAVLRNAN from the coding sequence GTGTTCCGCCCACCCCAGCACCTCCTGCGCGAGGCCGACCGCGACTTGGCGCGCCGGTGCCGTGGCGCCATCGTCGTCTATCCCGGCTTTCTGCTCATTCTTCACGCCTTTACCGGCATTTCCTCCCGTCATCCGCGCACGATGATCTCCATGGCGGCGGCCACGCTCGCGCTCAACGCCATCCGCATACTCCTCGCACGCCGCCTGCCCCACCTCGCCGACGACCAGTTCGATGGCTGGCGCCGCACGTTCACTCTCGCCGTCGGCACCAATGGCCTGCTCTGGGGGCTCTTCCTTGCCTGGACCGTCCTCTACTATGGCTACTCCGCGCCGCCGGCCCAGTTCCTGCTCGTGGCCACCGCCGGCGCGTCCGCCGGAAGCATCGCTAGCCACGGAAGCCACAAGTACCTCGTGCTTTTCTACCTCTCCTCCTTGATTCTGCCGGCCCTTCCCGTCCATGCCGGGCTCATCGGAGGGCAAGCCGGCTGGGGCATGTTCCTGTTGTTCTCGATGTACTTCCTCTACCTGCTCGCCCAGGCCCGCCAGCACCATTCCGTCTACTGGAAGATGGTCATCGACGATGACCGGCTGCGCACTCACGCCGGCGAACTCGAGCGCGCCCGCGAGCAGGCCGAAGCCGCCAGCAAGGCCAAGACCGCCTTCATCGGTAACGTCACCCACGAACTTCGCACGCCCCTCAACGCCATCATCGGCTACTCCGAAATGATGATCGAGGATGCCGCCGGGCTGCCCGCTGGCCCGTCCGCCCATTTCGACGCCGACCTTCGCCGCGTCCTGGCCGCCGCCCGGCACCAGTTGTGCCTCGTAAACGATCTTCTCGATTTCGCAAAAATGGAGGCCGGCAAGATCGTCGTCCAGGCGGAGCCCTACGACTTCCTGCGCATGGTTTCCAACGTCGCCGAGACCATCCGGCCGCTCGCCGCCAAGAACGGCAACTCGTTCCGCGTCGACCTCCCCGACACTTTCGGGCCGGTGGCGGGCGACGAACTCCGCATCAGCCAGAGCCTCTACAACCTGCTCAGCAACGCGTGCAAGTTCACCGAGAAGGGCTCTGTCGTCCTGGCCGTGAAGGAAAGCGGGAGCGCCGAGGAACGCTGGATCGAATGCCGCATCTCCGATACCGGAATCGGGATGACCGACGAACAGATGCGCGGTCTCTTCCAGCCCTTTTACCAGGCCGATAGCTCGTCGGCGCGGCGGTACCAGGGCACCGGGCTTGGCCTGGCGCTTACACGCGAACTGTGCGAGCGAATGGGCGGGTCCGTGGAAGTCGACAGCTCGCCCGGCCAGGGCTCCGTCTTCACGATGCGCGTGCCCGCCGTTCTACGGAACGCGAACTGA